One stretch of Candidatus Omnitrophota bacterium DNA includes these proteins:
- the lysA gene encoding diaminopimelate decarboxylase, with product MHDFTFKDNELYCEKVKVEDIARKVPTPFYLYSYKTLVDHYAKIKAAFRPVKPLICFSVKSNSNIAVLRALVKNGAGLDIVSGGELYRARLAGVDPKKIVYAGVGKRRDEIVDAVKFGILFFNVESEEELGEIQNVAASLGKKVNVAIRINPDVIPKTHDYVATGKGESKFGLDFETVHKIFNSRWRYPNLNIRGVHIHVGSQLLIAEPFEEAIKKVLEFLNTYKIKVDYFNIGGGLGIVYSIENPQTAKSFAKSILPLLKKSGLKIILEPGRFISGNSGVLVTKVLYTKRTPRKKFVIVDSGMSDLIRPSLYEAYHKIVPVKVRADSSETAEKVEVVGPICETGDFLGKNRFLPHVPNGELLAIMGAGAYGFTMSSNYNSRPRSAEVMVVKNKFYVIRRHETYRDLVHGETIPGVLR from the coding sequence ATGCATGATTTTACGTTTAAAGACAACGAGTTGTATTGCGAAAAGGTAAAGGTAGAGGACATCGCCAGAAAGGTCCCGACTCCGTTTTATCTGTACAGTTATAAGACGCTGGTCGACCATTACGCGAAGATAAAGGCGGCGTTCAGGCCGGTAAAGCCTCTCATATGCTTCTCTGTGAAGTCCAATTCCAATATTGCCGTCTTGAGAGCTCTCGTCAAGAACGGCGCCGGACTCGATATAGTCTCCGGCGGCGAGCTTTACAGGGCGCGCCTTGCGGGAGTAGACCCTAAAAAGATAGTATATGCCGGCGTCGGCAAGAGGCGCGATGAGATAGTAGATGCCGTCAAGTTCGGCATATTGTTCTTCAACGTGGAATCGGAAGAAGAACTGGGCGAGATCCAGAATGTAGCCGCATCATTAGGCAAGAAGGTCAATGTGGCTATCAGGATAAATCCCGACGTTATACCAAAAACACATGATTATGTGGCTACCGGCAAGGGGGAGAGCAAATTCGGGCTGGATTTCGAGACCGTACACAAGATATTCAACTCCAGGTGGAGGTATCCGAACCTCAATATCAGAGGGGTACATATACATGTAGGGTCACAGCTTCTGATAGCTGAACCTTTTGAAGAGGCCATAAAGAAGGTCCTCGAATTTCTTAATACGTATAAGATAAAGGTCGATTATTTCAATATAGGCGGCGGACTCGGCATAGTCTATTCCATAGAGAACCCGCAGACAGCTAAGAGTTTCGCAAAGAGCATCCTGCCGTTATTGAAAAAGTCGGGTCTCAAGATAATATTGGAACCGGGTCGGTTTATATCGGGTAATAGCGGCGTACTTGTAACGAAGGTTCTTTATACGAAGAGGACGCCGAGAAAGAAGTTCGTTATAGTGGACAGCGGGATGAGCGACCTGATCAGGCCCAGCCTGTACGAGGCTTACCATAAGATAGTCCCTGTAAAGGTCAGGGCGGACAGTTCGGAAACAGCGGAAAAGGTCGAGGTGGTCGGCCCGATATGCGAGACGGGCGATTTCCTCGGTAAGAACAGATTTTTGCCCCATGTTCCGAACGGAGAACTTCTTGCGATCATGGGGGCGGGCGCTTACGGATTTACTATGTCGAGTAATTACAACTCCAGGCCGCGCTCCGCGGAGGTCATGGTAGTGAAGAATAAATTCTACGTTATCCGCCGGCACGAGACTTATAGAGATCTTGTACACGGAGAGACGATACCGGGTGTGCTTAGATAA